Genomic window (Pseudomonas azadiae):
GTCCAGCGACGCCAAGCGTCGTTGCGTGCCGGTCAATGTGGTGGATGCGCCGGCCCTGTGCAGCGTGATTTTCCCGGCGATCGTCGACCGCTCGCCCTTGGTTATCGCAGTGTCCAGCGGCGGCGATGCGCCGGTGCTGGCACGCTTGATCCGCGCCAAGCTGGAAACCTGGATTCCGTCCACGTACGGCCAGTTGGCCGGCTTGGCGGCGCGTTTTCGTGCCCAGGTCAAAGGCTTGTACCCGGATGTGCAGCAGCGTCGCGCCTTTTGGGAAGAGGTGTTCCAAGGCCCGATTGCCGACCGCCAGTTGGCCGGGCAGGGCGATGAAGCGGAGCGTCTGTTGATCGAAAAGGTCAACGGCGCACCGCCCCACGCGCCGGGTGAAGTCTACCTGGTGGGCGCGGGCCCCGGTGACCCCGACCTGCTGACCTTCCGAGCCCTGCGCCTGATGCAGCAAGCCGATGTGGTGCTGTACGACCGTCTGGTGGCGCCTGCGATTCTTGAGCTGTGCCGTCGCGACGCCGAGCGGGTGTATGTCGGCAAGCGCCGCGCCGAACATGCCGTGCCGCAGGACCAGATCAACCAGCAATTGGTGGACCTGGCCAAGCAAGGCAAACGGGTGCTGCGCCTCAAGGGCGGCGACCCGTTCATCTTCGGGCGCGGTGGCGAAGAAATCGAGGAACTGGCGGCCCATGGCATCCCGTTCCAGGTGGTACCGGGCATCACCGCCGCCAGCGGTTGCGCGGCGTACGCCGGGATTCCGCTGACTCACCGCGACTACGCCCAGTCGGTGCGCTTTATCACCGGGCATTTGAAGAACGGGACGTCGGACCTGCCCTGGACTGACCTGGTGGGCCCATCGCAGACCCTGGTGTTCTACATGGGCTTGATTGGTTTGCCGATCATCTGCGAACAGTTGATCAAGCATGGGCGTGCGGCGGATACCCCGGCGGCGTTGATCCAGCAGGGCACCACGTCGAACCAGCGTGTGTTTACCGGCACCCTGGCCGACTTGCCACGCATGGTGGCGGAGCATGAAGTGCATGCGCCGACGCTGGTGATCGTGGGCGAGGTGGTGGTGTTGCGTGAGAAGCTCAAGTGGTTCGAAGGGGCCCAAGCCGGGGTTTAACAATCCTGTATGAGCGGGCTTGTCGAATCGTCGCACCGCCCGCGCTGGGGGGCGAAGCCGCCCCAATTAAAGACACCACAGTGTTCCAGATAAAACCAGGTCGCCTGGTTTGGGGCGGCTTCGCCCCACAGCGCGGGGCAAGCCCGCTCACTACAATGCTCCGGCGTCGTAAACACCTTTGCCCGTCAACCGCTCCCGATCATGCTCAACATCAAACCCCTGCAATGGCCCCTTCGGCACAATCCCTGTCGGGTTAATGGTTCGGTGGCTGGCATAGTAATGCCCCTTGATGTGTTCAAAATCCACCGTCTCGGCCACCCCCGGCCATTGGTACATCTCCCTTAGCCAATTCGACAGGTTCGGGTAATCCGCAATCCTGCGCAGATTGCATTTGAAGTGGCTGTAATACACCGCATCAAAGCGAATCAGCGTGGTAAACAGCCGCACATCGGCTTCGGTCAGGTAGTCGCCGGCCAAATAACGATGCGCGCCCAAATGTTGTTCAAGATGATCGAGTTCGGCAAACACGTCGTCAAACGCACGGTCGTAGGCTTGCTGCGACGTGGCGAAGCCTGCGCGGTACACGCCGTTGTTCACGGCGGGGTAGATGCGCTCGTTCAGCGTGTCGATGCTCGCGCGCAGTGGCTCAGGGTAGAAATCCAAAGTATTGCCGGTCAGCCCGTTGAACGCGCTGTTGAACATGCGAATGATCTCCGCCGATTCATTGCTCACGATGCGCTTGAGCTGTTTGTCCCACAGCACGGGCACAGTGACACGCCCGGTGTAGTCAGCGGTATCGGCGGTGTAGCGCTGGTACATGAAGGTAAAATCGTCGAGCGTGTCGCCGGTCGAGCCGTGGGCCTTGTCGAAGGTCCAGCCGTTTTCAAGCATCAACCAGCTGACCACGGACACGTCGATCAAGCTTTCCAGACCTTTGAGCTTGCGCAGGATCAAGGTGCGGTGCGCCCAGGGGCAGGCGAGGGAAACGTAGAGATGATAGCGACCGGCCTCGGCCTTGAAGCCGCCTTCACCGCTGGGGCCAGGCTGGCCGTCGGCGGTCACCCAGTGGCGGCGTTGTGCCTGTTCCCGTTGGAAGGCGCCGTCTGCGCTACTTTCGTACCACTGGTCTTTCCAGTGTCCTTCGATCAGCAAACCCATGACTGGCTCCTTGGCTAATAAGCGTTGGAGGCCAGTCTAAAGGGCTCGGTTCGATTTAAAAGCGCAAAGACTGCGGGTGAATGATCGATTAAATCGATTTGTCCCGCGCGCTCCAGTACTGCTCGGCCAACACAAACGCCTGTTCCCGTGAATGGCCCAGGCCGCGCAAGGCCAGGGCCATGGTGGCAATCAGGGCCAGTTGCGGGTAACTGTCTTCGACTTCGCCGCGCCACAGCGCTTTCAGATGCTCGGGTTCCAGCGTGGCAGGTTTGACATGGCGCTGAGTGGAGAGGGCGGGCCATTCTTCGTCCCAGCTTACGCCGCCGGTGGTGCCGTACAGATGGCTGGCCGAATCGGGGTTGATCTCGATCTCGCCGCCATCGCCCTTCACCACGATCACGTTGTCGCCAAGCAAACCGCTGGCATCGCGGTGCACGCCCTGGTAACCGGGATGGAAAATACTTTGCAGGCCAAGGCGCGCATTCAGCGGGTTGAGCAGTCGCGCCAGGGAGTGGATCGGCGAGCGCAGGCCCAGGGTGTTGCGCAGGTCGATCATGCGCTGCAACTGCGGTGCCCAATCGCCCAGCGGGATGAACGCCAGGTTGCCTTCTCCGTAAGCAGCCTCGACCTGCTGCCAGTTGCGGCACAGCGGGATCTGCAAACCTTGCAGCAACTGCTCGGTGTACAGCCGACCCGCCGTATGGGCGCCGCCGCCATGCATCAGGATGCGCACGCCATGTTGCGCCAGGCACTTGGCTGCCAACAGGTACCACGGCAGGTGGCGCTTCTTGCCGGCGTAGGTGGGCCAGTCGACGTCCACGTTCAGCGTCGGAGGGTTGAGGCGCTGGCGTACCGCTTCGGTGAAGCCGGCAAGTTCTTCCGGGCTTTCTTCCTTGTGGCGCAGCAGCATCAGGAAAGCGCCAAGCTGGGTGTCTTCGACTTTTTCGTCGAGCAGCATGCTCATGGCTTCGCGGGCTTCCTCGCGGGTGAGGTTGCGCGCGCCGCGCTTGCCTTTGCCCAGGATGCGCACGAACGGCGCGAACGGGTGCTCGTCGGGGGTTTGCAGGGTCAGCGGGGCAAAGTCGGTCATAAGCAATTCGTCGGCCTGGGCAGGCCCGCCAGCTTGGCGGCGAGTTTGGCGGGAGTGCCGTTGAACAATTTGTTGAGGTGCAGGCTGTTGCCCTTTTCCGGGCCCAGCTTGAGCGCGGTGTACTTGATCAGTGGGCGCGTGGCCGGGGACAGCTGGAATTCGGCGTAGAACTGGCGCAGCAGCTCGAGAACCTCCCAATGGTCGGGGGTCAGCTCAAGGGCTTCGGCGGCGGCCAGGGCGTTGGCCACCTCAGTCGACCATTCATCCAGGTTGACCAAGTAGCCGTCCTTGTCCAGTTCCAGCACGCGTGCGCCGACGGTCAGGGTGTTCATAGCCAGCTGTTGACCTTGTCGTAGGTAATCGACAGCTGGACGAAACCTGGGTAATCGACGCGCTCGGCCCAGTCCGGCAGCGGCAGGTTGCGCGCCTGCAGGTCTTCGGCCAATACAAAGACCTTCACGCCCCGGGTTTGCAGGGCGCAAGTGTGCAGGCCGTAGGCGCCATCGCCGCAGAGCAGGATGGCGTCCTGGTTGCCGCAGACGCGCAGGCAGCTGTCGAGGCGGCTGTCGGTA
Coding sequences:
- the tusB gene encoding sulfurtransferase complex subunit TusB — protein: MSTLHVVSHSPFTDSRLDSCLRVCGNQDAILLCGDGAYGLHTCALQTRGVKVFVLAEDLQARNLPLPDWAERVDYPGFVQLSITYDKVNSWL
- the cysG gene encoding siroheme synthase CysG, coding for MEFLPLFHNLRGSRVLVVGGGEIALRKSRLLADAGAVLRVVAPQIEDQLRELVRGSGGELILRGYQEADLDGCTLIIAATDDEPLNAQVSSDAKRRCVPVNVVDAPALCSVIFPAIVDRSPLVIAVSSGGDAPVLARLIRAKLETWIPSTYGQLAGLAARFRAQVKGLYPDVQQRRAFWEEVFQGPIADRQLAGQGDEAERLLIEKVNGAPPHAPGEVYLVGAGPGDPDLLTFRALRLMQQADVVLYDRLVAPAILELCRRDAERVYVGKRRAEHAVPQDQINQQLVDLAKQGKRVLRLKGGDPFIFGRGGEEIEELAAHGIPFQVVPGITAASGCAAYAGIPLTHRDYAQSVRFITGHLKNGTSDLPWTDLVGPSQTLVFYMGLIGLPIICEQLIKHGRAADTPAALIQQGTTSNQRVFTGTLADLPRMVAEHEVHAPTLVIVGEVVVLREKLKWFEGAQAGV
- a CDS encoding glycosyl transferase family protein, which produces MTDFAPLTLQTPDEHPFAPFVRILGKGKRGARNLTREEAREAMSMLLDEKVEDTQLGAFLMLLRHKEESPEELAGFTEAVRQRLNPPTLNVDVDWPTYAGKKRHLPWYLLAAKCLAQHGVRILMHGGGAHTAGRLYTEQLLQGLQIPLCRNWQQVEAAYGEGNLAFIPLGDWAPQLQRMIDLRNTLGLRSPIHSLARLLNPLNARLGLQSIFHPGYQGVHRDASGLLGDNVIVVKGDGGEIEINPDSASHLYGTTGGVSWDEEWPALSTQRHVKPATLEPEHLKALWRGEVEDSYPQLALIATMALALRGLGHSREQAFVLAEQYWSARDKSI
- a CDS encoding TusE/DsrC/DsvC family sulfur relay protein, whose translation is MNTLTVGARVLELDKDGYLVNLDEWSTEVANALAAAEALELTPDHWEVLELLRQFYAEFQLSPATRPLIKYTALKLGPEKGNSLHLNKLFNGTPAKLAAKLAGLPRPTNCL
- a CDS encoding glutathione S-transferase family protein produces the protein MGLLIEGHWKDQWYESSADGAFQREQAQRRHWVTADGQPGPSGEGGFKAEAGRYHLYVSLACPWAHRTLILRKLKGLESLIDVSVVSWLMLENGWTFDKAHGSTGDTLDDFTFMYQRYTADTADYTGRVTVPVLWDKQLKRIVSNESAEIIRMFNSAFNGLTGNTLDFYPEPLRASIDTLNERIYPAVNNGVYRAGFATSQQAYDRAFDDVFAELDHLEQHLGAHRYLAGDYLTEADVRLFTTLIRFDAVYYSHFKCNLRRIADYPNLSNWLREMYQWPGVAETVDFEHIKGHYYASHRTINPTGIVPKGPLQGFDVEHDRERLTGKGVYDAGAL